A window from Vulpes lagopus strain Blue_001 chromosome 23, ASM1834538v1, whole genome shotgun sequence encodes these proteins:
- the BBS10 gene encoding Bardet-Biedl syndrome 10 protein, which yields MAAAGSAEAALQVAEALETIVSRCLGPEGRQVLCTKPTGEVLLSRDGGRLLGALHLEHPAARLVVAYVSSHLRKTGDGAKTFVVFLCHLLRGLHAMTDGEQDSLASKHMQTHRRRWKNCCRWKLISQSLLTFQTHRLDYIVDRYLSRHFGSIFSSSTKERTLCRSSLESLLAAYFGGRVGRNNRDFMSRLTCDYFFKCMACERGSEEVLDLVDDYFVELSAGVTGLPVSDSRITPGLVLPRDFSVYRPADGDIRIVIVTETVQPLFSTSGSEFLLHSEAQFQTSQFWIMERTKAIMKHLQSQNIKLLLSSVKQPDSVIYYAGLAGISVVECLSPEEVSLIQRITGLSPLALPHASSQDEICNTVLVKFCKPLTFRSKRYVHLGVISTSSFIPHYVVLCGPVQGLVEQHRDALHGAFKMLRQLLKDLDLNYLIQTSDQNHTSSPLVYNESDPLPEVDNGSIQRPRQDTVLRNKSKPAKTQTYSDLVVPSVELETCIPCSAPKVTPTGTYQTDETLRCFSPTKTRINGDNEPFIESNSANSTAENTRREISYENLQITKIPGKGNLLPVREKSLEIYAPQGHCFSTIPAGCVLPVGGNFEILLHYYLLHYAKKCQQSEETTVSMIIANALLGIPKILYKSKKGNCSFPQIYVRTLHALQTHQPMVSSQTGLESVAGKYQLLTSVLQCLTKILTIDLVINIKRQPQEIYDQDSEEEV from the exons ATGGCCGCCGCGGGCTCTGCGGAGGCGGCGCTGCAGGTGGCGGAGGCGCTGGAGACCATCGTGAGCCGCTGCTTGGGGCCCGAGGGGCGGCAGGTTCTGTGTACGAAGCCCACTGGCGAGGTGCTGCTGAGCCGGGACGGAGGCCGCCTCCTGGGGGCGCTACACCTAGAGCACCCCGCAGCCAG ATTGGTGGTGGCCTATGTTTCCAGTCATCTAAGAAAAACAGGAGATGGTGCTAAGACGTTCGTTGTCTTCCTTTGTCATTTACTTCGAGGACTTCACGCAATGACGGATGGAGAACAGGATTCTTTGGCCTCCAAACACATGCAGACCCATAGAAGACGTTGGAAAAATTGTTGTCGGTGGAAATTGATTTCGCAGTCTCTTCTAACGTTTCAGACACACAGATTAGATTATATTGTGGACCGTTACCTAAGCAGACACTTTGGGtccatcttttcttcctccaCTAAAGAGAGAACGCTGTGTAGGAGCTCTCTAGAGTCGCTCTTAGCAGCGTACTTTGGTGGGAGAGTGGGGAGAAATAATCGTGACTTTATGTCACGGTTGACGTGCGACTACTTTTTCAAATGTATGGCCTGTGAACGCGGGTCCGAAGAAGTGTTGGACCTGGTGGATGACTATTTTGTAGAGCTGAGTGCTGGTGTCACCGGCCTCCCTGTCTccgattccaggatcacgcccgggcttGTGCTTCCTAGAGACTTTTCCGTGTATCGTCCAGCAGATGGTGACATAAGAATAGTGATAGTAACTGAGACAGTTCAGCCTCTCTTTTCGACTTCTGGATCAGAGTTTCTTTTGCATTCGGAAGCACAGTTTCAGACATCTCAGTTTTGGATTATGGAAAGGACGAAAGCAATAATGAAACATTTACAGAGTCAGAATATAAAATTGCTCCTGTCTAGTGTGAAGCAACCGGACTCAGTTATTTATTACGCGGGACTGGCCGGCATATCGGTGGTGGAGTGTTTATCCCCTGAAGAAGTCTCTCTCATCCAGAGGATCACTGGTCTCTCTCCCTTGGCACTGCCACATGCCTCTTCACAGGATGAAATCTGTAACACTGTTTTGGTGAAATTCTGTAAGCCTCTTACCTTTAGATCCAAAAGGTATGTCCACCTTGGTGTGATTAGCACCTCTTCGTTTATACCACACTATGTAGTACTTTGTGGACCAGTGCAGGGTCTCGTCGAACAGCACAGAGATGCCTTACATGGAGCATTTAAGATGCTTCGACAGTTACTTAAAGACCTTGATCTAAATTACCTGATACAGACCAGTGATCAAAATCATACATCAAGTCCTCTTGTTTATAATGAAAGTGATCCATTGCCAGAAGTTGATAATGGCTCAATACAGAGGCCACGTCAGGACACAGTGTTAAGGAACAAAAGTAAACCGGCAAAAACTCAAACATATTCAGATTTGGTAGTTCCAAGTGTAGAATTAGAAACGTGTATTCCATGTTCAGCACCAAAAGTGACACCAACAGGTACCTACCAAACAGATGAAACACTGCGATGTTTCTCTCCAACCAAAACCAGGATAAATGGTGACAATGAGCCATTTATTGAGAGCAATTCTGCTAATTCAACAGCAGAAAACACTAGAAGAGAAATTTCTTATGAAAATTTACAAATCACAAAAATTCCTGGGAAGGGAAACCTGTTGCCAGTGAGAGAGAAGTCCCTGGAGATCTATGCTCCCCAGGGTCACTGCTTCTCCACTATACCAGCAGGTTGTGTTTTGCCAGTGGGTGGTAATTTTGAGATCTTGTTACACTACTATCTTCTCCACTATGCCAAAAAATGTCAGCAGTCAGAAGAAACCACGGTTAGCATGATAATAGCTAATGCTCTTTTAGGCATTCCTAAAATCCTGTATAAGTCTAAGAAGGGAAATTGCAGCTTTCCACAAATATATGTAAGAACTCTCCATGCACTGCAAACCCATCAACCCATGGTAAGCAGCCAGACAGGTCTGGAATCAGTAGCTGGTAAATACCAATTACTAACTTCAGTTCTTCAGtgtttaacaaaaattttaaccATTGATTTGGTCATCAATATTAAGAGACAGCCTCAGGAAATTTATGATCAAGATTCAGAAGAGGAAGTATAA